From Calothrix sp. PCC 6303, a single genomic window includes:
- a CDS encoding acetolactate synthase large subunit produces MNTAELLVKCLENEGVQYIFGLPGEENLHVLEALKHSSIQFITTRHEQGAAFMADVYGRLTGKAGVCLSTLGPGATNLMTGVADANLDGAPLVAITGQVGTDRMHIESHQYLDLVAMFSPVTKWSKQIVRPSITPELVRKAFKRSQSEKPGAVHIDLPENIAAMPVEGKPLQIGKAEKTFAAFASIRAAAGAISQAVNPIILVGNGAIRAQASDAVTQFATQLNIPTANTFMGKGVIPYTHPLAMWAVGLQQRDFVNCGFDNTDLVIAIGYDLIEFSPKKWNPDGKIPIIHIGAISAEIDSSYIPEVEVVGDISDSLFEILKVADRQGKAKPYSLSLREDIRADYEQHANDAEFPIKPQKLIYDLRQVMGPDDIVISDVGAHKMWIARNYHCHSPNTCIISNGFAAMGIAIPGALAAKLVHPNRKVVAVTGDGGFMMNCQELETALRVGTPFVTLVFNDGGYGLIEWKQENHFGKGRSSFVHFNNPDFVKFAESMGLKGYRVESATDLVPILKEALAQDVPTVIDCPVDYRENAKFSQKSGELNCTV; encoded by the coding sequence ATGAATACAGCAGAACTATTAGTTAAATGTCTAGAAAATGAAGGAGTTCAATATATTTTTGGACTTCCTGGAGAAGAAAACTTACATGTTTTAGAAGCACTCAAACATTCTTCCATCCAATTTATTACCACCCGTCATGAACAGGGTGCGGCATTTATGGCAGATGTCTATGGCAGACTTACAGGGAAAGCTGGAGTGTGTCTATCTACACTTGGTCCCGGTGCCACTAATTTAATGACAGGTGTTGCCGATGCAAACCTGGATGGTGCGCCCTTAGTGGCAATTACCGGGCAGGTGGGAACTGATAGAATGCATATTGAGTCTCACCAATACTTAGATTTAGTAGCAATGTTTTCTCCAGTAACTAAGTGGAGTAAACAAATAGTCCGCCCTAGTATTACACCAGAATTGGTGCGTAAAGCATTTAAGCGATCGCAAAGTGAAAAACCTGGGGCAGTTCATATAGATTTACCTGAAAACATCGCCGCGATGCCAGTGGAAGGAAAACCCCTACAAATTGGTAAAGCTGAAAAAACCTTCGCTGCTTTTGCCAGTATTCGCGCTGCTGCTGGTGCCATTTCCCAAGCTGTCAACCCCATCATCTTAGTGGGTAATGGAGCAATTCGCGCCCAAGCTAGCGATGCTGTCACCCAATTTGCTACCCAATTAAATATTCCCACCGCCAATACTTTCATGGGGAAAGGTGTAATTCCTTATACGCATCCTTTGGCAATGTGGGCAGTTGGGTTACAACAACGGGACTTTGTGAATTGTGGCTTTGATAATACCGATTTAGTTATTGCCATCGGCTATGACTTAATTGAGTTTTCACCCAAGAAGTGGAATCCAGACGGAAAAATTCCCATCATCCACATTGGTGCAATTTCTGCGGAAATTGATAGTAGTTATATTCCCGAAGTGGAAGTTGTGGGTGACATTTCCGACTCACTATTTGAAATCCTCAAAGTTGCCGACAGACAAGGAAAAGCCAAACCCTATTCCCTGAGTTTACGGGAAGATATTCGTGCTGACTACGAACAACATGCTAATGATGCCGAATTCCCTATCAAACCGCAAAAACTAATTTACGACTTGCGGCAAGTCATGGGACCTGATGACATCGTGATATCTGATGTTGGCGCACATAAAATGTGGATTGCCCGGAACTACCATTGCCACAGCCCCAATACCTGTATAATTTCCAATGGCTTTGCCGCCATGGGTATCGCCATTCCTGGGGCTTTAGCCGCGAAATTGGTGCATCCCAACCGCAAAGTAGTGGCAGTAACCGGGGATGGTGGATTTATGATGAACTGCCAGGAATTGGAAACAGCTTTACGTGTGGGTACACCATTTGTCACCTTGGTATTTAACGACGGTGGTTATGGGTTAATTGAGTGGAAGCAAGAAAACCACTTTGGTAAAGGACGTTCATCTTTTGTACATTTTAATAACCCAGACTTCGTTAAATTTGCTGAAAGTATGGGATTAAAAGGTTATAGAGTTGAATCTGCTACCGATTTAGTGCCAATTTTAAAAGAAGCACTAGCGCAAGATGTCCCAACAGTCATTGATTGTCCTGTGGATTATCGGGAAAATGCTAAATTCTCACAAAAATCTGGCGAATTAAACTGTACAGTTTAG
- a CDS encoding pentapeptide repeat-containing protein yields MNKIKNLSVSKTLKSTKILVIIGIVTSILTVIFIPKLQIGHLKLSNEKRVELENANRSTLVQFLGGLFFFSTAYFSWRSLKVSEQNLIITETSNKEKQITESFASAINLLGNESIHSRIGAIYILERIGADSNKDLWQIIEILTAYIRETSPNNNSSSTSTHADIKAAINVITRLTKNFEFSDKYFLDFSNSNLKGLNLSGANLNYANFEKANLCEINMQNAKLSNADFCLAYVHKCNFKRATLIEANFNSEVPDDIDLDYGLDFLSDDVYTRILYCNFEESNLENADLTYVRLEGCDFKNANLKNAQLRAANLVPNYPENWTNEDIYSDTYHYSADFSGADLEQADLINARFEIGQLEKAKNWEKAIYNLSLDNLDDDN; encoded by the coding sequence ATGAATAAAATAAAAAATTTATCAGTTAGTAAAACATTGAAATCAACAAAAATATTAGTAATAATAGGAATTGTAACTAGTATATTAACGGTTATATTCATTCCTAAATTACAAATTGGTCATCTGAAGTTAAGTAATGAAAAACGTGTTGAACTAGAAAATGCTAATCGTAGTACTTTAGTTCAATTTTTAGGAGGATTATTTTTCTTTAGTACAGCATATTTTAGCTGGCGTAGTCTTAAAGTTTCAGAACAAAATCTAATAATAACTGAAACAAGTAATAAAGAAAAACAAATTACAGAAAGTTTTGCAAGTGCAATTAATTTGTTAGGAAATGAAAGCATTCATTCTCGTATAGGCGCAATTTATATATTAGAGAGAATAGGAGCGGATTCCAACAAAGATTTATGGCAAATTATAGAAATTTTGACTGCTTATATAAGAGAAACATCCCCTAATAATAATTCATCCTCTACTTCTACACATGCCGACATAAAAGCTGCTATTAATGTTATTACTAGACTTACAAAGAATTTTGAATTTAGTGACAAATATTTTTTGGATTTCAGTAACTCTAATCTTAAAGGTTTAAATTTATCTGGTGCTAATTTAAATTATGCTAATTTTGAAAAAGCAAATCTTTGTGAAATAAATATGCAGAATGCAAAACTCAGTAATGCTGATTTTTGTCTTGCATATGTACATAAATGTAATTTTAAAAGAGCTACATTAATTGAAGCTAACTTTAATTCTGAAGTGCCTGATGATATTGATTTAGACTATGGATTAGATTTTTTATCGGATGACGTATATACGCGTATTCTTTACTGTAATTTTGAAGAATCTAATCTTGAAAATGCTGATTTAACTTATGTTAGATTAGAAGGATGTGATTTTAAAAATGCTAATCTTAAAAATGCACAATTAAGGGCTGCTAATTTAGTACCAAATTATCCAGAAAATTGGACAAATGAAGATATTTATTCAGATACATATCATTACAGTGCAGATTTTTCTGGTGCAGACTTAGAGCAAGCTGATTTGATAAATGCTCGATTTGAAATCGGACAATTAGAAAAAGCAAAAAATTGGGAAAAAGCTATATATAATTTATCTTTAGATAATTTAGATGACGATAACTAG
- a CDS encoding GUN4 domain-containing protein has translation MAKNWAITIGVNKYDYLQHLNYAKQDAQLMHDFLGKEASFEQVYFFTDDSPDIAGKSTRPNRANLRHFLLTRFEKPFMEPGDNFWFFFSGHGMRHADRDYLMPSDGNPEDVVDTAIPINFISERLRRCGADNVVLILDACRNQGTRGEGLGRQTAEEARQTGVISIFSCSPNEYSYEIEALQQGAFTSALLEGLGMQGRCATVERLNQYLSFRVPEIARQHNKARQTPYIIAEPVTKSHLILVPKYATLADISTLKNDAFEAEVEQNIDLAEQLWIRVLVASSGTDTKAIQAIQRIAINRNLPNIHEQKEHSNIQQEKITQESKDDEDILDELTDESDEYEVNNNRIPDQSIDYKQLRELLESGKWKEADKETKHILLRLANREIQTYLSFESAYNLSNQDIYQIDKLWQHYSSGHFGFSIQKQIWQGLGYDIGKYDEEAWFKFGEIVGWRSQRKHQILFANWTTREWSYYSDIKFSLDSPKGHLPRLWDEWRGGIELSVIFSKI, from the coding sequence ATGGCAAAAAACTGGGCAATTACCATTGGCGTAAATAAATACGATTACCTGCAACACTTGAACTATGCCAAGCAGGATGCACAGTTGATGCATGATTTTCTCGGCAAAGAAGCTAGTTTTGAGCAAGTTTATTTTTTCACTGATGACTCACCCGATATAGCTGGAAAATCCACACGTCCAAATCGGGCAAATTTGCGGCACTTTTTGCTAACTCGCTTTGAAAAGCCCTTTATGGAACCGGGGGATAACTTTTGGTTTTTCTTTAGCGGACATGGAATGCGTCATGCTGACAGAGATTATCTGATGCCGAGTGATGGAAATCCTGAAGATGTGGTTGATACAGCTATTCCCATAAATTTTATCAGCGAACGCTTGCGAAGGTGCGGAGCAGATAACGTTGTTTTAATTTTAGATGCATGTCGCAACCAAGGAACTCGCGGTGAAGGATTGGGAAGGCAAACAGCCGAAGAAGCACGACAAACGGGTGTAATTAGTATTTTTTCTTGCAGTCCTAATGAGTATTCCTACGAAATCGAAGCATTACAGCAGGGTGCTTTTACCAGCGCGTTGTTAGAAGGTTTGGGGATGCAGGGACGATGTGCGACAGTGGAACGATTGAATCAATATTTAAGCTTTCGTGTACCAGAAATAGCACGTCAACATAACAAAGCCAGACAAACACCATATATTATTGCTGAACCCGTTACGAAATCCCATTTAATTCTTGTACCAAAATATGCGACTTTAGCGGATATTTCCACGTTAAAAAATGATGCTTTTGAGGCAGAAGTTGAGCAAAATATTGATTTGGCTGAACAACTATGGATTCGGGTTTTAGTTGCTTCTAGCGGAACAGATACAAAAGCAATTCAAGCGATTCAACGTATAGCAATAAATAGAAATTTGCCAAATATACATGAGCAAAAAGAACATTCAAACATTCAACAAGAAAAAATTACTCAAGAAAGTAAAGATGATGAGGATATTTTAGATGAACTAACTGATGAAAGTGATGAATACGAAGTCAACAACAATCGGATTCCAGATCAATCGATAGACTATAAACAACTACGCGAACTATTAGAATCGGGTAAATGGAAAGAAGCAGATAAAGAGACAAAACATATATTGTTGAGATTAGCGAATAGAGAAATACAAACCTACTTAAGCTTTGAAAGCGCTTATAATTTATCTAATCAAGACATATATCAGATAGATAAGCTTTGGCAACATTACAGTAGCGGACATTTTGGATTTAGCATTCAAAAGCAAATTTGGCAGGGACTTGGGTACGACATCGGTAAATATGATGAAGAAGCTTGGTTTAAGTTTGGAGAGATTGTTGGTTGGAGAAGTCAACGAAAGCATCAAATTTTATTTGCTAATTGGACTACCAGGGAATGGTCTTATTATTCAGATATTAAGTTTAGTCTTGATAGTCCAAAAGGTCATCTTCCCAGATTATGGGATGAATGGAGGGGTGGTATAGAATTATCAGTTATCTTTTCAAAAATTTAA
- a CDS encoding ArsR/SmtB family transcription factor: MSSIKIFAVHVHNCVSETKINESSFKHSINNSQLQQPSLDLITTDKAQRMAEFFSFLGDANRLRILSLLATEELCVRDLAHVLEMSESAVSHQLRNLRAMRLVSYRKQGRNVFYSLHDSHVLHLYQAVAEHLDEE; the protein is encoded by the coding sequence ATGTCTTCTATAAAAATATTTGCCGTTCATGTTCATAACTGCGTTTCTGAGACTAAAATAAATGAGTCTAGTTTTAAACATAGTATTAATAATAGTCAATTGCAACAGCCGTCATTAGATCTAATTACTACTGATAAAGCCCAACGAATGGCAGAATTTTTTAGTTTTTTAGGGGATGCAAATCGCTTAAGAATTTTGTCATTACTGGCAACCGAAGAACTGTGTGTGAGGGATTTAGCTCATGTATTGGAGATGAGTGAATCTGCCGTTTCACATCAGTTAAGAAATCTCCGGGCAATGCGGCTTGTTAGTTACCGTAAGCAAGGTAGAAATGTTTTTTACAGTCTTCATGATAGTCATGTTTTGCATCTTTACCAAGCGGTGGCAGAACACCTTGATGAGGAGTAG
- a CDS encoding EndoU domain-containing protein yields MKQRLTYLLNTGLFICLVGLTSPVYSQRQGEKLIPFFDSENNPVSVAYPRGQKLDISPAAPQLNEFDQAVLQACGNIGTNVSPERFKQLMRSHPVILQKIQEVTAGELRPGRKSNSEFIQDLTNIWFQRKGFEHIFCGEIKSTQKIGGLHFAGRYLQLQNQGIGGILPNNQARQEVVPGSIYTLGVVIKQGNKTITDTLKGYGYLSNAEEMLVDTTRLFKQQGTFEGACIAKVQDIETGTTIPSVFVRKEGAIVTYYPDATPQGIQCKGN; encoded by the coding sequence ATGAAACAACGCCTGACTTATTTATTGAATACTGGATTATTTATCTGTTTAGTAGGATTGACATCTCCTGTTTACTCCCAAAGGCAAGGGGAGAAACTGATTCCTTTTTTTGATAGTGAGAACAATCCAGTTTCTGTTGCTTACCCACGGGGACAAAAATTAGATATATCACCAGCAGCACCACAACTAAATGAATTTGATCAAGCAGTGTTGCAAGCTTGCGGTAATATTGGGACAAATGTCAGCCCAGAGCGCTTTAAACAATTAATGCGATCGCATCCTGTCATTTTACAGAAAATTCAGGAAGTTACCGCAGGGGAATTACGTCCTGGAAGAAAAAGTAACTCGGAGTTTATCCAGGATTTAACCAATATTTGGTTTCAGCGCAAAGGTTTTGAGCATATTTTTTGTGGAGAAATTAAAAGTACCCAAAAAATTGGGGGTTTGCATTTCGCTGGAAGATATCTCCAATTGCAAAATCAAGGGATTGGGGGAATATTACCGAATAATCAAGCACGTCAAGAGGTTGTTCCTGGTTCAATATACACTTTGGGTGTGGTAATTAAGCAGGGTAATAAAACAATTACAGATACTCTTAAAGGTTATGGGTATTTGAGCAATGCAGAGGAAATGTTGGTGGATACAACCAGGTTATTTAAACAGCAAGGAACTTTTGAAGGTGCTTGTATTGCTAAAGTCCAGGATATAGAAACCGGAACAACTATTCCTAGTGTTTTTGTCAGGAAAGAAGGTGCCATTGTCACCTATTATCCAGATGCCACTCCTCAAGGTATTCAATGTAAGGGAAATTAA
- a CDS encoding efflux RND transporter periplasmic adaptor subunit, whose amino-acid sequence MPLSKMCKQGDGGIGDYLFPKPSLFLRRHISLTACVVTVGILIGGCGSLPKESAEAESKGAGRSANAVTPVDVAIARTELLRQQPEYTGTTTPYRVVSVRSQAEGRVLSLNVDVGDAVKTGQAIGQLDDAILLTGLKQAEAELAALKSEVARATTQISNARTEVERLRLELVQSQADSRRQQELLSAGAIAQQAAERSQTEARTATQALRAATERVRTEQQAVAAAQGRVLAQQALVTEAKERRSYAKLISPIPGVVTEKITEPGNLLQPGNEVVKIGDFSRIKVVVQVSELELSNIQVGQSVEVSLDAFANQKYTGRVTRISPTADATARLIPVEVVIANSDGKIGSGLLARVNFQGATQQRVVVPQTAIQADKNSQESRSGTIFVVSNTESNPKVTAKTVTLGEKADSKVEILSGLAVGESYVVRSGKPLKDGETVRMSVLSEKTQSSSQVNYSTTSTVGV is encoded by the coding sequence ATGCCGCTGAGTAAGATGTGCAAACAGGGAGATGGTGGAATAGGAGACTATTTGTTTCCAAAACCTAGCTTATTTTTACGTCGCCATATCAGCTTAACTGCTTGCGTGGTAACTGTTGGAATATTAATCGGGGGTTGCGGTTCATTGCCCAAAGAATCTGCTGAAGCAGAATCTAAGGGTGCTGGAAGAAGTGCTAATGCAGTGACACCAGTGGATGTAGCGATCGCTCGAACTGAACTATTACGTCAGCAGCCGGAGTATACTGGAACAACTACACCATACCGGGTTGTTTCAGTGCGATCGCAAGCGGAAGGCAGAGTACTATCTTTAAATGTAGATGTGGGTGATGCCGTCAAAACCGGACAAGCTATTGGACAATTAGATGATGCCATCTTGTTAACAGGGTTGAAACAAGCAGAAGCTGAATTGGCAGCCCTGAAATCAGAAGTAGCAAGGGCAACAACACAAATCAGTAATGCCCGCACCGAGGTTGAACGGCTGAGATTAGAATTAGTCCAGTCGCAGGCAGACTCCCGACGGCAGCAAGAGCTTTTGAGTGCAGGTGCGATCGCGCAACAAGCCGCAGAGCGATCGCAAACCGAAGCCAGAACTGCTACCCAAGCTCTACGTGCTGCTACGGAACGAGTCAGAACAGAACAACAAGCTGTTGCTGCTGCCCAAGGTCGAGTTTTAGCACAGCAGGCATTGGTGACGGAGGCGAAGGAACGCCGCTCCTATGCTAAATTAATATCTCCAATTCCCGGTGTAGTTACGGAGAAAATCACGGAACCTGGAAATCTTCTCCAACCAGGTAATGAAGTTGTCAAGATTGGTGACTTTAGCCGCATCAAAGTCGTAGTTCAAGTTTCGGAGTTGGAACTTTCTAATATTCAAGTAGGGCAATCTGTGGAAGTCAGTTTGGATGCCTTTGCCAATCAAAAATATACTGGGAGAGTTACCCGGATTTCCCCTACTGCCGATGCCACAGCGCGTTTAATCCCGGTTGAAGTCGTCATTGCCAATAGCGACGGCAAAATAGGTAGCGGATTATTAGCACGGGTGAATTTCCAAGGTGCTACCCAACAGCGAGTAGTGGTACCGCAAACAGCGATTCAAGCAGATAAAAATAGTCAAGAAAGTCGTAGTGGCACAATATTTGTAGTTAGCAATACAGAAAGTAATCCCAAAGTTACTGCCAAAACCGTCACCCTAGGGGAAAAAGCCGATAGCAAAGTCGAAATTTTGTCCGGTTTAGCAGTAGGAGAATCCTATGTAGTCCGCAGTGGAAAACCATTAAAAGATGGGGAAACTGTGCGAATGTCAGTTCTTTCAGAAAAGACGCAATCTAGTTCACAAGTAAATTACAGCACCACATCAACCGTAGGGGTTTAG